A window of the Gossypium hirsutum isolate 1008001.06 chromosome A03, Gossypium_hirsutum_v2.1, whole genome shotgun sequence genome harbors these coding sequences:
- the LOC107886772 gene encoding uncharacterized protein isoform X1: MQEAKIPRCVWLPRKYSKLPLTNLESPPLLYKSRQASTQYFLTISVQLFNFPPKKITFLLPLLSRSFEPDCLFPTMKKSALFSVSLAATISAFTPNFQFTSEKETENENSTIKKSTLTEKFAPRFDGLKFIETLITAHR; encoded by the exons ATGCAAGAGGCAAAAATACCAAGATGCGTATGGTTGCCGCGTAAATATTCCAAATTACCATTAACTAACTTGGAATCTCCCCCACTTTTATATAAAAGTCGTCAAGCAAGCACCCAATATTTTCTCACCATTTCTGTTCAATTGTTTAACTTCCCACCCAAGAAAATAACGTTCTTGCTTCCGCTTCTATCGAGGTCTTTTGAACCAGATTGCTTGTTCCCAACTATGAAGAAATCAGCCCTCTTCTCTGTTTCTCTCGCTGCTACAATCTCTGCTTTTACTCCCAATTTTCAGTTTACAAGCGAG AAGGAGACAGAAAATGAAAATTCTACAATCAAGAAATCAACCTTAACCGAGAAATTTGCTCCGAGGTTTGATGGGTTAAAGTTCATTGAGACTTTGATCACTGCTCATAGATAA
- the LOC107886772 gene encoding uncharacterized protein isoform X2, translating into MQEAKIPRCVWLPRKYSKLPLTNLESPPLLYKSRQASTQYFLTISVQLFNFPPKKITFLLPLLSRSFEPDCLFPTMKKSALFSVSLAATISAFTPNFQFTSEVHGDVEVQACRHGSASGDVRCGTEGCGKGSFPSFFC; encoded by the exons ATGCAAGAGGCAAAAATACCAAGATGCGTATGGTTGCCGCGTAAATATTCCAAATTACCATTAACTAACTTGGAATCTCCCCCACTTTTATATAAAAGTCGTCAAGCAAGCACCCAATATTTTCTCACCATTTCTGTTCAATTGTTTAACTTCCCACCCAAGAAAATAACGTTCTTGCTTCCGCTTCTATCGAGGTCTTTTGAACCAGATTGCTTGTTCCCAACTATGAAGAAATCAGCCCTCTTCTCTGTTTCTCTCGCTGCTACAATCTCTGCTTTTACTCCCAATTTTCAGTTTACAAGCGAG GTACATGGAGACGTGGAGGTGCAGGCGTGTCGTCATGGAAGCGCGAGTGGCGACGTGAGATGTGGCACTGAAGGCTGCGGCAAGGGTTCCTTCCCCTCTTTTTTTTGCTGA
- the LOC107888117 gene encoding GPI-anchored protein LLG2 — translation MGLNSLNLSFWFLVCFFRFASASTYVSYDALVAHETTGRNLLQATKSCDEDFTKKNYTIITSRCKGPEYPKNNCCGALKDFACPFSDKVNDLTNDCARTMFSYINLYGKYPPGLFAHLCHEERKGLACDADPPASPATPLSTPPFLFLTSASLTIFSLFF, via the exons ATGGgtttaaattcattaaatctaAGCTTTTGGTTTCTTGTTTGCTTTTTTCGATTTGCTTCCGCATCCACCTACGTTTCAT ATGATGCCTTGGTAGCTCATGAAACTACTGGGCGTAACCTCCTTCAGGCTACAAAGT CCTGCGATGAAGACTTTACGAAGAAGAATTACACGATCATAACAAGCCGTTGCAAAGGACCCGAATACCCAAAGAACAACTGTTGCGGAGCGCTCAAGGATTTCGCTTGCCCTTTCAGCGATAAAGTCAATGATTTGACCAATGACTGTGCTAGGACCATGTTCAGTTACATCAACCTGTACGGCAAATACCCACCAGGACTGTTCGCCCACTTATGCCACGAGGAGCGAAAAGGTCTTGCTTGCGATGCTGATCCCCCTGCCAGTCCTGCTACCCCCCTCTCTACCCCTCCTTTCCTCTTCCTCACCTCTGCTTCCCTTACCattttctctctcttcttttGA
- the LOC107886771 gene encoding uncharacterized protein encodes MLSSASNRVLTFTLQFSSSLKFSPKTHIDYRPRSLHSSIMSSASRSSPREALLDDSGCGGPITLEEWQRWGCISPVPAMVNAVIQDLKLLENNIDAHMVFGGNGGKLQGDFKIQEDKKHRAKYETLADSDKKFQFYSARQIACRLLGSRGYLCQKCWLPMEDCMCSNVKPSSLWHGIKFWVYMHPKDFLRQNNTGKLLWQVFGVQAATLCLYGISEDEEIMWNAFKDAGKAKVWCLYPNHNNAPKTVQDAFSHQTSADMECAYSLTNKDRPLNFVLIDGTWSNSAAMFRRVKEQAKLAWGEEDIPCISLATGASAMHKLRPQPSWDRTCTAAAAISVLAELQLLPECSTHGLDKQAEAVEDALIVLLEVLTTRRLRMGRSITRKVRHSRDIC; translated from the exons ATGCTTAGCAGCGCCAGCAATAGGGTATTGACATTTACATTGCAATTCTCCTCATCTCTCAAATTCTCACCCAAAACCCATATCGACTATCGACCCAGGAGCCTTCATAGCTCAATCATGAGCTCTGCTTCTCGTTCCTCTCCAAGAGAAGCCCTATTAGATGATAGTGGTTGCGGTGGCCCCATCACGTTGGAAGAATGGCAACGATGGGGCTGCATATCTCCAGTACCAGCAATGGTAAATGCTGTCATTCAGGATTTGAAGCTTCTGGAGAATAATATTGATGCCCACATGGTTTTTGGTGGTAATGGTGGTAAATTACAG GGGGATTTTAAAATCCAGGAGGATAAGAAGCACAGAGCAAAATATGAGACATTGGCTGACTCAGACAAAAAGTTCCAATTCTATTCTGCTCGGCAAATAGCATGCCGGTTGCTCGGAAGTCGGGGCTATCTCTGCCAGAAG TGTTGGCTTCCTATGGAAGATTGTATGTGCTCAAATGTCAAGCCTTCCTCACTATGGCATGGCATAAAATTTTGGGTGTATATGCACCCAAAG GATTTTCTACGGCAGAACAACACTGGCAAGTTGTTATGGCAAGTATTTGGTGTTCAAGCTGCAACTTTGTGTCTTTATGGAATTTCTGAAGATGAGGAGATCATGTGGAATGCATTTAAGGATGCAG GAAAAGCCAAGGTTTGGTGCCTTTATCCAAACCACAACAATGCACCAAAGACAGTTCAGGATGCCTTTAGCCATCAAACTTCAGCAGATATGGAATGTGCATATTCGTTG ACAAATAAAGATAGACCTCTGAATTTTGTTTTGATTGATGGTACATGGAGCAATTCTGCAGCAATGTTCAGGCGTGTAAAG GAGCAAGCAAAGTTGGCCTGGGGAGAGGAAGACATCCCTTGCATATCTCTTGCCACAGGTGCATCTGCAATGCATAAACTTCG TCCTCAACCATCATGGGACCGTACTTGTACAGCCGCAGCAGCTATTAGTGTTCTTGCTGAGCTGCAGCTTCTTCCAGAGTGCAGCACCCATGGATTGGATAAACAGGCTGAAGCAGTTGAAGATGCTCTAATTGTCCTGTTAGAAGTACTGACGACTCGACGCCTTCGGATGGGCAGGTCCATCACTCGTAAAGTAAGACACTCTAGGGACATTTGTTAA